From one Planococcus citri chromosome 3, ihPlaCitr1.1, whole genome shotgun sequence genomic stretch:
- the Notum gene encoding palmitoleoyl-protein carboxylesterase NOTUM — MLSNYLLSLTLFVIVDAQVQEETSNQICPPNSRTNNVQGLYEVINDCTEEDDDSNGLRKVMFTNNVTCNDGTPAGFYVRKNGNSKKWIVYLEGGWFCYNEENCRERWSRDRYLMSSEHWTPFRSGSGILSDNPDENPYWWHANHVFVPYCTSDVWSGKRTEPSKSSMFTFMGALIIKQVVKELLQMGLKNANSMILAGSSAGGIGVMLNLEPVQRLLMRYGTKVKLHGITDSGWFLDQPPFTLNSNIVTPVQAVKQGVSIWRSQIPHTCRMAYPGEQWKCFIGYRIYPTLSVPLFVFQWLFDEAQLEAENVGTPVTKQQWEYIHTMGEILRNSFQNVTSVFAPSCISHSILSRKDWHYIRVDDVSLPQALHCWERQMKTKFPKISKRSNVLPDVVYNFTTMGGTSDMIQQSTERLPSSSTKPRKKKRRSKQRKNSKKHKKRNLLKNGLSISCSSRLIERCSWPQCNHYCPKLQNPITGKKLDLVELLKSFGLDMTNAATELGVDIHTLNNMGQRELISLLTQQV, encoded by the exons actttatTCGTAATTGTCGATGCTCAAGTACAAGAAGAAACGTCCAACCAAATTTGTCCACCAAATTCTCGAACCAATAATGTGCAAGGATTATACGAG GTAATTAACGATTGTACGGAAGAAGATGACGATTCGAACGGCCTCCGAAAAGTCATGTTTACAAACAATGTCACTTGCAACGATGGAACGCCTGCTGG ATTTTACGTGCGAAAGAACGGAAACAGCAAAAAATGGATCGTATACTTAGAAG GTGGATGGTTTTGTTATAACGAAGAGAATTGCCGCGAACGATGGTCACGCGATCGTTATCTCATGTCGTCGGAGCACTGGACACCGTTCAGATCTG GTTCCGGTATATTATCCGATAATCCGGACGAAAATCCTTACTGGTGGCATGCAAATCACGT ATTTGTTCCATATTGTACCAGCGATGTATGGAGTGGCAAAAGAACGGAACCTTCCAAGAGTAGCATGTTTACATTTATGGGCGCGTTGATTATTAAACAAGTTGTCAAAGAATTACTTCAGATGGGCTTGAAAAACGCCAATTCTATGATATTAGCTGGTAGCAG CGCCGGCGGTATTGGGGTAATGCTGAATTTGGAACCAGTTCAAAGATTGTTGATGCGTTACGGAACCAAAGTCAAACTGCACGGCATCACCGATTCCGGATGGTTCCTCGATCAACCTCCGTTCACGTTGAATTCGAATATTGTAACCCCCGTGCAAGCTGTTAAACAAGGAGTTTCCATTTGGAGGAGTCAAATTCCGCATACGTGTAGAATGGCGTATCCCGGAGAGCAATGGAAATGTTTCATAGGATATAGAATTTATCCTACTTTGTCGG TGCCACTTTTTGTATTTCAATGGCTTTTTGACGAAGCGCAACTGGAAGCTGAAAACGTCGGTACTCCAGTCACCAAACAGCAGTGGGAGTATATTCATACGATGGGCGAGATACTTCGTAATTCGTTCCAAAACGTTAC ATCTGTATTTGCACCTTCTTGCATCTCTCACTCTATTCTATCGAGGAAAGATTGGCATTACATTCGCGTCGATGATGTATCACTACCACAAGCGTTACATTGTTGGGAAAGACAAATGAAAACCAAGTTTCCCAAAATTAGCAAAAG ATCAAATGTTCTTCCTGACGTTGTTTATAATTTCACTACGATGGGTGGAACGAGCGATATGATACAGCAATCGACTGAACGGCTTCCATCATCTTCAACTAAAccacgaaagaaaaaaagaagatcCAAGCAACGCaagaattcgaaaaaacatAAAA aaagaaatttattgaaaaacggTTTATCGATCTCGTGTTCATCTCGCTTAATAGAACGATGCTCGTGGCCTCAATGCAACCACTACTGtccaaaattacaaaacccCATAAcag gcaaaaaattAGATCTCGTGGAATTGCTGAAATCGTTTGGTTTAGATATGACGAATGCTGCTACCGAATTGGGTGTAGATATACATACGTTGAACAATATGGGACAAAGAGAACTCATTAGTCTTCTCACTCAGCAAGTGTAA